A genomic window from Paramormyrops kingsleyae isolate MSU_618 chromosome 23, PKINGS_0.4, whole genome shotgun sequence includes:
- the LOC111839697 gene encoding ETS domain-containing transcription factor ERF-like, translated as MKTQGDAGFTLPDWACKTESSPGSRQVQLWHFILELLRKEEYQDVITWQGDYGEFVIKDPEEMARLWGARKCKPQMNYDKLSRALRYYYNKRILHKTKGKRFTYKFNFNKLVLVNYPFVDMGAAGRGIPQSAPPVPSGAGTHFRFPLVPPVEALSPSEAPCSPSSASTLGALSRRMARGSVSDCSDGTSVHSELEEGGVGDERGFRAVLPSRLPHDPFLRVYGPPPNPSLPRTIQPPRVHPEPLSPFPVSPHPGLSPALSLTPSSHLYTPSPSLSPLMGSRFSFSPEDMQRYLQAHTQSVYNYHLSPRAFLHYSSLLIPQPQRRDKGPGPMLGDRGLTGPHPVLSQAHGRSTQAAEDSHLFPFEFKLQAPPLGRKQREGHTPHRPATNGMGPGPRPVPGSSNSASSMDRLPKIKVEHISDVESEEEVEVTDISEEEKEAEKERDLPSSPDAQPSGGPTPQPYEDDSDEDVFKTPVTPPSPLPSHSSLRPLSSAPTERPAGGSTKCIPLKLRFKRRWSEDQRLEADGAGVGEADDKKVRAEKGKGDWQRRGGCGLQSPAPPSQRRASAELQRATAQLSLGGDC; from the exons GCTTCACCCTGCCAGACTGGGCCTGCAAGACCGAATCCAGCCCAGGCTCACGGCAGGTCCAGCTGTGGCACTTCATCCTGGAGCTGCTGCGCAAGGAGGAGTACCAGGACGTGATCACCTGGCAGGGCGACTACGGCGAGTTCGTCATCAAGGACCCCGAGGAGATGGCGCGGCTGTGGGGGGCACGCAAGTGCAAGCCGCAGATGAATTACGACAAGCTGAGCCGCGCACTCAG GTATTACTATAACAAGAGGATTCTGCACAAGACCAAAGGGAAGAGATTCACATACAAGTTCAACTTCAACAAGCTGGTGCTTGTAAACTATCCCTTTGTTGACATGGGCGCAGCAG GCCGCGGAATTCCTCAGAGTGCCCCTCCGGTGCCCTCAGGGGCAGGAACCCACTTTCGCTTCCCCCTGGTCCCGCCAGTGGAGGCGCTGTCCCCGAGCGAGGCCCCCTGCAGCCCCAGCTCTGCCAGCACGTTGGGGGCTCTCTCCCGCCGCATGGCCCGTGGCTCCGTCAGCGACTGCAGCGATGGTACATCTGTCCACTCGGAGCTGGAGGAAGGCGGAGTGGGTGACGAGCGAGGCTTCCGGGCTGTCCTACCATCCCGCCTCCCTCACGATCCGTTCCTCAGGGTGTACGGGCCCCCCCCGAACCCCTCACTCCCTCGCACGATCCAGCCTCCCCGAGTTCACCCCGAGCCGCTGTCCCCCTTCCCAGTGTCCCCTCACCCCGGACTCTCTCCAGCCCTGTCACTGACGCCCTCCTCTCACCTTTATACGCCCTCGCCGTCTCTTAGCCCCCTGATGGGCTCTCGCTTCTCCTTCAGCCCTGAGGACATGCAGCGCTATCTGCAGGCTCACACGCAGAGCGTTTATAACTATCACCTGAGCCCTCGCGCCTTCCTGCACTACTCCAGCCTGCTGATCCCACAGCCGCAGCGGCGGGACAAAGGCCCGGGCCCCATGCTCGGTGACCGGGGTCTCACCGGCCCCCATCCAGTCCTGTCTCAGGCCCATGGTCGCTCGACACAGGCAGCTGAGGACTCTCACCTCTTCCCCTTTGAGTTCAAGCTTCAAGCACCACCACTGGGGCGCAAACAGCGAGAAGGGCACACCCCGCACCGGCCCGCCACCAATGGCATGGGCCCCGGGCCCAGACCGGTCCCTGGCTCCTCCAACTCCGCGAGCAGCATGGACAGGCTGCCTAAGATCAAG gtggAACACATCTCTGATGTAGAAtcagaggaggaggtggaggtgaCCGACATTAGTGAGGAGGAGAAAGAAGCAGAAAAGGAGCGGGACCTGCCTTCATCCCCGGACGCACAGCCCAGCGGCGGCCCCACGCCGCAGCCGTATGAAGACGACTCTGACGAGGATGTGTTCAAGACTCCTGTGACACCCCCGTCTCCCCTCCCCAGTCACTCATCTCTCCGGCCTTTAAGCTCCGCCCCAACGGAGCGTCCCGCTGGTGGGAGCACAAAGTGCATCCCCCTGAAACTGCGCTTCAAGCGGCGCTGGAGTGAGGACCAGCGGCTGGAAGCTGATGGCGCTGGTGTTGGTGAGGCCGACGACAAGAAGGTGCGTGCGGAGAAGGGGAAGGGAGACTGGCAGCGGCGTGGGGGCTGCGGCCTGCAGAGCCCTGCCCCCCCAAGTCAGCGCCGGGCGAGTGCTGAGCTGCAGCGTGCCACGGCCCAGCTCTCCCTGGGGGGCGATTGCTGA